In one window of Polaromonas naphthalenivorans CJ2 DNA:
- a CDS encoding sensor histidine kinase, with amino-acid sequence MKLDKASSNMAWLRRSPSLKLELALGFGVVIALTLVLGVAAYLSEERSVLAVNKLLTIDNRMADLSLRSAQAMHKARRAESDLLLYVDELGLAAASERYEPLVQSSLIDMREYLTSIQILSTHPDILDNIKQIEAQIQQYESGFSTLLNLSKKLDQTAPEWEEKFRRMGPEAEALLKGVKGAHQQNLKDSFQNLRQHEDDFTSHRKEVQLQLFQAGVTELRAQLQAPHPPGAEYQRLVALLHDYAQIYQHYVEMVHAIQAVQHQYVQAALAMEPLLEDMHTTATMRAVQTRNGVESAASFTRWTIFVSASIATLLGAIVAFLVSQRITGAVTKLITFSERVASGDFSARAQQSHEHEFAILARAMNQMAQSLENSRTELLAAARQAGMAEIATNVLHNVGNILNSVNVSADLLGSTLRTSRAQGLSRAVQLMHEHAADLGEFLTRDDKGRLLPGYLGQLAPALAAEQQGMAEELARLIRSVDHIKDVVATQQSYAGSSSIVEPVQIRDLAEDALRMNDGSLTRHQVSVVRDFAQTPVLRLDRARVLQILVNLISNAKHAMDGVADRSHRLTLSIHVAGNADGSKNLRVCVSDEGEGISVDNLTRIFAHGFTTRKAGHGFGLHSCALAARQMGGTLTAHSDGPGRGATFTLELPIDTAQGAS; translated from the coding sequence GTGAAATTGGACAAGGCTTCCAGCAACATGGCGTGGCTGCGGCGCTCACCGAGCCTGAAGCTTGAGCTGGCGCTTGGATTCGGCGTGGTCATCGCGCTGACGCTGGTGCTGGGCGTCGCCGCCTACCTGAGCGAGGAGCGCTCGGTTCTTGCCGTCAACAAGCTGTTGACCATCGACAACAGGATGGCCGACCTCAGCCTGCGCAGCGCCCAGGCGATGCACAAGGCGCGCCGGGCCGAAAGCGATCTGCTGCTCTACGTGGACGAGCTTGGGCTGGCTGCGGCAAGCGAGCGCTACGAGCCGCTGGTGCAATCGAGCCTGATCGATATGCGCGAATACCTGACGAGCATTCAGATCCTGTCCACCCATCCCGACATCCTCGACAACATCAAGCAGATCGAAGCGCAGATTCAACAGTACGAAAGTGGATTTTCGACCCTGCTCAATCTCTCAAAAAAATTAGATCAGACGGCACCGGAATGGGAAGAAAAATTCCGCCGCATGGGACCGGAGGCCGAAGCGCTGCTCAAAGGGGTCAAGGGCGCCCATCAACAGAACCTGAAAGACAGCTTTCAGAACCTGCGCCAGCATGAAGATGATTTCACCAGTCACCGCAAAGAGGTGCAATTGCAGCTGTTTCAGGCGGGCGTCACCGAATTGCGCGCGCAACTTCAGGCGCCTCATCCGCCAGGGGCAGAGTATCAGCGCCTGGTAGCGCTGCTGCATGACTATGCGCAGATCTACCAGCACTACGTGGAAATGGTCCACGCGATCCAGGCGGTCCAGCATCAATACGTGCAAGCCGCGCTGGCCATGGAACCCTTGCTGGAAGACATGCACACCACCGCCACCATGCGCGCCGTCCAGACCCGTAACGGCGTCGAAAGCGCCGCCAGCTTTACGCGCTGGACCATCTTTGTCAGCGCCTCCATCGCCACGTTGCTGGGCGCCATCGTTGCCTTCCTGGTGTCGCAACGCATTACCGGTGCCGTGACGAAGCTGATCACTTTTTCCGAGCGCGTCGCCTCGGGGGATTTCAGCGCAAGGGCACAGCAAAGCCACGAACATGAATTCGCCATCCTGGCGCGCGCCATGAACCAGATGGCGCAATCCCTTGAGAATTCGCGAACCGAGTTGCTGGCCGCCGCGCGCCAGGCCGGCATGGCCGAGATCGCCACCAACGTGCTGCACAACGTGGGCAACATCCTCAACAGCGTCAACGTCTCGGCCGACCTGCTCGGCAGCACGCTGCGCACCTCGCGCGCCCAGGGGCTGTCGCGGGCGGTGCAGCTGATGCACGAGCACGCGGCCGACCTGGGCGAGTTTTTGACCCGTGACGACAAGGGCCGGCTGCTGCCGGGCTATCTGGGCCAGCTGGCCCCGGCGCTGGCCGCAGAGCAGCAAGGCATGGCCGAGGAACTCGCCCGCCTCATCCGCAGCGTCGATCACATCAAGGACGTGGTGGCCACCCAGCAGTCCTACGCGGGGAGTTCGAGCATTGTCGAGCCGGTGCAGATCCGCGATCTGGCCGAGGATGCCCTGCGCATGAACGACGGATCGCTCACGCGCCATCAGGTCAGCGTGGTCAGGGACTTCGCGCAGACCCCGGTGCTGCGGCTGGACCGGGCGCGGGTGCTGCAGATCCTGGTGAACCTGATCAGCAATGCCAAGCATGCGATGGACGGCGTGGCGGACCGCTCGCACCGGCTGACCCTGAGCATCCATGTCGCCGGCAACGCCGACGGCAGCAAGAACCTGCGGGTCTGCGTGAGCGACGAGGGCGAGGGCATTTCGGTGGACAACCTCACGCGCATCTTCGCGCACGGCTTCACCACGCGCAAGGCCGGCCACGGCTTCGGGCTGCACAGCTGCGCGCTGGCGGCCCGGCAGATGGGCGGCACCCTCACGGCTCACAGCGACGGCCCCGGCCGGGGGGCGACCTTCACGCTTGAACTTCCGATTGATACAGCACAAGGCGCGTCATGA
- a CDS encoding TRAP transporter substrate-binding protein, protein MKAIRLIFLAGLACAAMAHAEPITLTLAHATMTTHPAHLAALQFARRVEERTNGQIKTEIFPAAQLGSENEMLKKVKLGAIDMDVSTPNYMIKYEKAFAVVVMPYVFDNYEHAHRVLDGPAMAWLAPLAEKQGFVILSNWEWGFRNLTNNQRPINQPGDVRGLKIRVPPVAEVETTMQALGAQVSKISFKDLYAALSQGRVDGQENPLNVIYYNKLYEVQKHLALTRHVYYNTVHLISAKSWAMLTPAQQKIVREESKAAGDGMRKKIIAEEDELIAKMAAAGVKVTRPDLKAFRATVEPVYQEIAAYTGEANVQRFLKMVEDERKK, encoded by the coding sequence ATGAAAGCGATTCGTCTGATATTCCTCGCCGGGCTGGCCTGCGCTGCGATGGCGCACGCCGAGCCGATCACCTTGACGCTTGCGCATGCCACCATGACCACGCACCCGGCTCACCTGGCGGCGCTGCAGTTTGCCAGGCGGGTCGAAGAGCGCACCAACGGGCAAATCAAGACCGAGATATTCCCGGCGGCTCAGCTCGGCAGCGAAAACGAAATGCTAAAAAAGGTCAAACTCGGCGCGATTGACATGGACGTGTCCACGCCGAACTACATGATCAAGTACGAAAAGGCCTTCGCGGTCGTGGTCATGCCCTACGTATTCGACAACTACGAGCATGCGCACCGGGTGCTCGACGGCCCGGCGATGGCCTGGCTCGCGCCGCTGGCCGAGAAGCAGGGCTTCGTGATCTTGTCCAACTGGGAATGGGGCTTTCGCAACCTGACCAACAACCAGCGCCCGATCAACCAGCCCGGGGATGTGCGCGGCCTGAAAATACGCGTGCCGCCCGTGGCTGAAGTCGAGACCACCATGCAGGCGCTGGGCGCGCAGGTCAGCAAGATCAGCTTCAAAGACCTCTACGCAGCGTTGTCGCAAGGACGGGTCGATGGCCAGGAAAACCCGCTCAACGTGATTTATTACAACAAGCTGTACGAGGTGCAGAAGCACCTCGCGCTGACGCGGCATGTTTACTACAACACCGTGCACCTGATCAGCGCCAAAAGCTGGGCGATGCTCACGCCGGCGCAGCAAAAAATTGTGCGCGAAGAAAGCAAGGCGGCGGGCGACGGCATGCGCAAAAAAATCATTGCCGAAGAGGACGAGCTGATCGCCAAAATGGCCGCTGCCGGGGTGAAGGTCACGCGCCCCGACCTCAAGGCGTTTCGCGCCACAGTGGAACCCGTTTATCAGGAAATTGCCGCCTACACGGGCGAAGCGAATGTGCAAAGGTTTCTGAAAATGGTCGAAGATGAGCGCAAGAAATGA
- a CDS encoding sensor histidine kinase, protein MNEPQNRRILLIDDMPSIHEDFRKILAPRPAARELDSFEAALFGQAEAPACDGYELDSAYQGRDGVAQAEAAVQAGRPYAMAFVDMRMPPGWDGVETIERLWRIDPQVQVVICTAYSDHAWEDVLARLDVQDRLLILKKPFDMIEVSQLARTLTAKWTLVRQASLQMKTLEEAVQNLKASEAALRQSNKELEAFSYSVAHDLRSPLNSIDGFSHLLQKSVSGDTAERSRHYLSRIRAGVRQMGELTDGLLSLAQLSRTSLKAETVDLAAMAQRVLDDCQERDAGRSVKSHVESDLVAIGDPALLRQVMENLIANAWKFTAHTAAPEIWFGKLQSGSETAIYFIRDNGAGFDMAYSDKLFGTFQRLHSPGEFAGTGIGLATSHRIIARHAGCIWAEGAVGQGATFFFTLPLSAPQPPPRETHTAPLQNRSQP, encoded by the coding sequence ATGAACGAGCCGCAGAACCGGCGTATTTTGCTGATCGACGACATGCCATCGATCCATGAGGACTTTCGCAAGATCCTTGCACCCCGGCCGGCCGCGCGCGAGCTTGACAGCTTCGAGGCGGCGCTGTTCGGCCAGGCCGAGGCGCCCGCGTGCGACGGCTACGAGTTGGACTCGGCCTACCAGGGGCGCGACGGCGTGGCCCAGGCCGAGGCCGCCGTGCAGGCCGGGCGGCCCTACGCCATGGCCTTCGTGGACATGCGCATGCCCCCGGGCTGGGACGGCGTGGAGACCATCGAGCGGCTCTGGCGCATCGACCCGCAGGTGCAGGTGGTGATCTGCACGGCCTACTCCGACCATGCCTGGGAGGACGTGCTGGCGCGCCTGGACGTGCAGGACCGGCTGCTGATCCTGAAAAAGCCGTTCGACATGATCGAGGTCAGCCAGTTGGCCAGGACGCTGACGGCCAAGTGGACGCTGGTGCGGCAGGCCAGCTTGCAGATGAAAACCCTGGAGGAGGCGGTGCAGAACCTCAAGGCGAGCGAAGCGGCCTTGCGCCAGTCCAACAAGGAACTCGAAGCCTTCTCGTATTCGGTTGCCCATGACTTGCGCTCTCCCCTGAACTCCATCGATGGCTTCAGTCACTTGCTGCAAAAGTCGGTCAGCGGAGACACCGCGGAACGCTCAAGGCACTACCTGAGCCGCATACGGGCGGGCGTGCGGCAGATGGGAGAGCTCACGGACGGCCTGCTGTCGCTGGCTCAATTGTCCCGCACCAGCCTGAAGGCCGAGACGGTCGATCTGGCGGCGATGGCCCAGCGGGTGCTGGATGACTGCCAGGAGCGGGACGCAGGGCGGAGCGTGAAATCCCACGTGGAAAGCGACCTGGTCGCCATCGGTGACCCCGCACTGCTGCGCCAGGTGATGGAAAACCTGATCGCGAATGCCTGGAAATTCACCGCGCATACCGCGGCCCCGGAGATATGGTTCGGAAAACTGCAGAGCGGCAGCGAGACAGCCATCTACTTCATCCGCGACAACGGCGCGGGTTTTGACATGGCTTATTCGGACAAGCTGTTTGGTACTTTCCAGCGCCTGCATTCACCGGGCGAGTTTGCCGGAACGGGCATTGGCCTGGCGACTTCGCACAGGATCATTGCGCGTCACGCCGGCTGCATCTGGGCCGAAGGTGCGGTCGGGCAAGGTGCTACGTTTTTCTTCACGCTCCCTTTGAGCGCCCCGCAACCCCCTCCCCGCGAAACCCACACCGCCCCATTACAAAACAGGAGCCAGCCATGA
- a CDS encoding TRAP transporter substrate-binding protein: protein MKAICSTFIAVLALATCAVMAHAEPITLTLVHAASTTHPEHLAALQFARRVEERTHGQIKTRIFPAAQLGSETEMIQKVRLGAIDMDLASHHYLINYEKAFAVVIMPYVFDNYEHAHRVLDGPAMAWLAPLAEKQGFVILSNWEWGFRNLSNNQRPINQPEDVRGLKIRVPPGVGMEASMEALGAQISKISFKDLYAALSQGRVDGQENPLSVFYHHKLYESQKHLALTRHVYYNMVHFISVKSWTRLTPAQQTIVREESKAAGDGMRKKIMAEEDELIARLAAAGVKVTRPDPQPFRAMMEPAHKKIKLLAGEENARKFLNMVADERRP from the coding sequence ATGAAAGCAATTTGTTCAACATTCATCGCCGTGCTGGCCCTCGCCACTTGCGCAGTGATGGCACATGCCGAGCCGATCACCCTGACGCTGGTCCATGCCGCCTCGACCACGCACCCGGAACACCTGGCGGCGCTGCAGTTTGCCAGGCGCGTCGAAGAGCGCACCCACGGGCAAATCAAGACCAGGATATTCCCGGCGGCCCAGCTCGGCAGCGAAACCGAAATGATCCAGAAAGTCCGACTCGGAGCCATCGACATGGACTTGGCCTCTCACCACTACCTCATCAATTATGAGAAGGCCTTCGCGGTTGTGATCATGCCTTACGTATTCGACAACTATGAGCATGCGCACCGGGTGCTCGACGGCCCGGCGATGGCCTGGCTCGCGCCGCTGGCCGAAAAGCAGGGCTTCGTGATCTTGTCCAACTGGGAATGGGGCTTTCGCAACCTGAGCAACAACCAGCGTCCAATCAACCAGCCCGAGGATGTGCGCGGCCTGAAAATACGCGTGCCGCCTGGGGTTGGAATGGAGGCCAGCATGGAAGCGCTGGGCGCGCAGATCAGCAAGATCAGCTTCAAGGATCTCTACGCAGCGTTGTCGCAAGGACGGGTCGATGGCCAGGAAAACCCGCTCAGTGTCTTTTATCACCACAAGCTGTACGAGTCTCAGAAGCACCTCGCGCTGACGCGGCATGTTTACTACAACATGGTCCACTTCATCAGCGTCAAAAGCTGGACCCGGCTCACGCCGGCGCAGCAAACCATCGTGCGCGAAGAAAGCAAGGCGGCGGGCGACGGCATGCGCAAAAAAATCATGGCCGAAGAGGACGAGCTGATCGCCAGGCTGGCCGCTGCCGGGGTGAAGGTCACACGCCCCGACCCCCAGCCGTTCCGCGCCATGATGGAGCCCGCCCACAAAAAGATCAAGCTCCTTGCCGGCGAAGAGAACGCACGCAAGTTCCTGAACATGGTCGCGGATGAACGCCGGCCATGA
- a CDS encoding FIST N-terminal domain-containing protein: MKNQPSLQIRRGISTATQEHIAVAEIRHLIHQDQAQLILFFCSAAYDLARLAAELRNAFGDTPVIGCTTIGQLGLDGYTSGGISAISLAGDIAAHPFAVDLAAMEGRMSGIADETKRIIGMHPDQRPFGLLLVDGLSLMEEQLASLLYRRMPHLPIVGGSASDNPSLQQTHVYVDGEFRTHTAVFTLFRTRLPFRTIKFAHFVPTDTTLVITRSDQEKRVVYEINGEPAAQVYADLVGVPLEQLGLPTFSVNPLIFEMGGEQYIRAIGGVNPDQSLTLYCTIENGMVLSIGRAVDPVANALAAFDRLREDIGEPALVIGCDCLLRRLEFEGSGLLDAMGDIMKCNQVFGFSTYGEQFDGMHMNQTFTGVAIGTGHALA, translated from the coding sequence ATGAAAAATCAGCCCTCTCTGCAAATCCGGCGCGGCATTTCGACTGCCACGCAAGAGCACATCGCCGTGGCCGAAATCCGGCACCTCATTCACCAGGATCAGGCGCAACTGATTTTGTTTTTTTGCTCCGCAGCCTACGACCTCGCCAGGCTCGCGGCCGAATTGCGAAACGCGTTTGGCGATACGCCGGTGATTGGCTGCACCACGATTGGGCAACTGGGGCTGGACGGCTATACCAGCGGCGGCATCAGCGCCATCAGCCTGGCTGGGGATATTGCCGCGCATCCTTTCGCGGTGGACCTTGCCGCGATGGAAGGCAGGATGTCGGGCATCGCCGACGAAACCAAGCGAATCATCGGGATGCATCCGGATCAACGCCCCTTCGGGCTGCTGCTGGTGGACGGGTTGTCCCTGATGGAAGAGCAACTCGCCTCGCTGCTGTACCGGCGCATGCCGCATCTGCCCATCGTCGGCGGCTCGGCCAGCGACAACCCGAGCTTGCAGCAAACCCATGTCTATGTCGATGGCGAGTTCCGTACCCATACGGCCGTTTTCACGCTGTTCCGCACACGCCTGCCGTTCCGGACCATCAAGTTCGCGCACTTCGTTCCCACGGACACGACACTGGTCATCACCCGTTCCGACCAGGAAAAACGCGTGGTCTATGAGATCAACGGCGAGCCCGCCGCCCAGGTGTATGCCGACCTGGTCGGCGTGCCCCTGGAGCAACTCGGTCTGCCGACTTTTTCCGTCAACCCGCTCATCTTCGAGATGGGCGGGGAGCAATACATCCGCGCCATTGGCGGCGTCAATCCCGACCAAAGCCTCACGCTGTATTGCACCATCGAGAACGGCATGGTTCTCAGCATTGGGCGCGCGGTCGATCCGGTGGCCAACGCGCTGGCCGCGTTTGACCGGCTGCGCGAAGACATCGGCGAGCCTGCGCTGGTGATCGGATGCGACTGCCTCCTGCGCCGCCTGGAATTTGAAGGCAGCGGCCTGCTCGATGCGATGGGCGACATCATGAAATGCAATCAGGTCTTCGGCTTCAGCACTTACGGCGAACAATTCGACGGCATGCACATGAACCAGACCTTCACGGGCGTGGCCATCGGGACGGGTCATGCCCTCGCGTGA
- a CDS encoding PAS domain-containing sensor histidine kinase, whose product MPSRETVDAAEAAAHLTLRLAALERSLAARDKTIQALVTREKDRAGKRHSTFGAMEENAVLQQVVTQKTLELEVQNRKLEQTTSDLRETSRLLEVLLENTPVYIYFKDEQSRFVHFSQSLQNAVRAADAAALKGKTDFDFFAPAYARETFADEQAILQSGEPIIGKAEKMQHADGRILWTLTTKMPWRNKDGRIIGTFGVSSDLTLIKATQAKLELAQTELLAAARQAGMAEIATNVLHNVGNILNSVNVSADLLGSTLRTSRAQGLSRAVQLMHAHAADLGEFLTLDDKGRLLPGYLGQLALALAAEQHGMAEELARLIRSVDHIKDVVATQQSYAGSSSIVEPVQIRDLAEDALRMNDGSLTRHQVSVVRDFAQTPVLRLDRARVLQILVNLISNAKHAMDGVADRSHRLTLSIHVAGNADGSKNLRVCVSDEGEGISADNLTRIFAHGFTTRKAGHGFGLHSCALAARQMGGTLTAHSEGAGRGATFTLELPIDTAQGAS is encoded by the coding sequence ATGCCCTCGCGTGAAACAGTGGACGCGGCCGAAGCCGCAGCCCATTTGACGCTTCGCCTGGCGGCGCTGGAGCGCAGCCTGGCCGCGCGAGACAAAACCATTCAGGCGCTCGTCACGCGCGAAAAAGACCGCGCTGGCAAGCGCCATTCAACCTTCGGGGCGATGGAGGAAAACGCAGTACTTCAGCAGGTCGTGACTCAAAAAACGCTTGAACTGGAGGTGCAAAACCGCAAACTCGAACAAACCACCAGCGACCTTCGGGAAACCAGCCGCTTGCTCGAAGTGCTGCTGGAAAACACGCCGGTTTACATCTACTTCAAGGACGAGCAATCACGCTTCGTGCACTTCAGCCAATCCCTGCAGAATGCGGTGCGCGCAGCCGACGCCGCGGCCCTCAAGGGCAAGACCGATTTTGACTTCTTTGCTCCCGCCTATGCACGGGAAACTTTTGCCGACGAACAAGCCATTCTCCAGTCAGGCGAGCCGATCATCGGCAAGGCGGAAAAAATGCAGCACGCCGACGGCCGGATATTGTGGACGCTCACGACAAAAATGCCCTGGCGCAACAAGGATGGGCGCATCATCGGCACTTTTGGCGTTTCCTCGGACCTCACGCTCATCAAGGCCACGCAAGCCAAACTGGAACTTGCGCAAACCGAGTTGCTGGCCGCCGCGCGCCAGGCCGGCATGGCCGAGATCGCCACCAACGTGCTGCACAACGTGGGCAACATCCTCAACAGCGTCAACGTCTCGGCCGACCTGCTCGGCAGCACGCTGCGCACCTCGCGCGCCCAGGGGCTGTCGCGGGCGGTGCAGCTGATGCACGCGCACGCGGCCGACCTGGGTGAATTTCTGACCCTGGACGACAAGGGCCGGCTGCTGCCGGGCTACCTGGGCCAGCTGGCCCTGGCGCTGGCCGCCGAGCAGCACGGCATGGCCGAGGAGCTCGCGCGCCTCATCCGCAGCGTCGATCACATCAAGGACGTGGTGGCCACCCAGCAGTCCTACGCGGGGAGTTCGAGCATTGTCGAGCCGGTGCAGATCCGCGACCTGGCCGAGGATGCCCTGCGCATGAACGACGGATCGCTCACGCGCCATCAGGTCAGCGTGGTCAGGGACTTCGCGCAGACCCCGGTGCTGCGGCTGGACCGGGCGCGGGTGCTGCAGATCCTGGTGAACCTGATCAGCAATGCCAAGCATGCGATGGACGGCGTGGCGGACCGCTCGCACCGGCTGACCTTGAGCATCCATGTCGCCGGCAACGCCGACGGCAGCAAGAACCTGCGGGTCTGCGTGAGCGACGAGGGCGAGGGCATCTCGGCCGACAACCTCACGCGCATCTTCGCGCACGGCTTTACCACGCGCAAGGCCGGCCACGGCTTCGGGCTGCACAGCTGCGCGCTGGCCGCCCGGCAGATGGGCGGCACCCTCACGGCCCACAGCGAGGGCGCCGGCCGGGGCGCCACCTTCACGCTTGAACTTCCGATTGATACCGCGCAAGGCGCATCATGA
- a CDS encoding TRAP transporter substrate-binding protein — MQAIRFTLIAALAAFAASAVAAHAGPITLTFSHGTPTTHPEHVAALQFARRVEERTHGQIKFAIFPAGQLGSENEVLEKVRLGALDMAASTQNYLIKYEKAFAVITMPYVFDNYAHAHRVLDGPAMAWLAPLAKKQGFVMLSNWEWGFRNLTNNQRPINQPGDVRGLKIRVPPVLGLEATMQALGAQISKISFKDLYAALSQGRVDGQENPLNVIYYNKLYEVQKHLALTRHVYYNQVHLMGAKSWARLTPAQQTIVREESKAAGDGARKAIIAEEDELIAKMAAAGVKVTRPDPQPFRAMMEPAHQKIKLLAGEENARKFLNMVADERRP; from the coding sequence ATGCAAGCCATCCGTTTCACCCTCATCGCGGCGCTCGCGGCCTTCGCCGCCAGCGCAGTCGCGGCGCATGCCGGACCAATCACCCTGACGTTCTCCCATGGCACCCCGACCACGCACCCGGAGCATGTGGCGGCGCTGCAGTTTGCCAGGCGTGTCGAAGAGCGCACCCATGGGCAAATCAAATTCGCGATCTTTCCGGCGGGTCAGCTCGGCAGCGAAAACGAAGTATTGGAGAAAGTCCGGCTCGGCGCGCTCGACATGGCCGCGTCCACGCAGAACTACCTCATCAAGTACGAAAAGGCCTTCGCGGTCATCACCATGCCCTATGTATTCGACAACTACGCGCATGCGCACCGGGTGCTCGACGGCCCGGCGATGGCCTGGCTCGCCCCGCTGGCCAAGAAGCAGGGTTTCGTCATGCTGTCCAACTGGGAATGGGGCTTTCGCAACCTGACCAACAACCAGCGTCCGATCAACCAGCCCGGGGATGTGCGCGGCCTGAAAATACGCGTGCCACCCGTGCTGGGGCTTGAGGCCACCATGCAGGCGCTGGGCGCGCAGATCAGCAAGATCAGCTTCAAAGACCTCTACGCAGCGTTGTCGCAAGGACGGGTCGATGGCCAGGAAAACCCGCTCAACGTGATTTATTACAACAAGCTGTACGAGGTGCAGAAGCACCTCGCGCTGACGCGGCATGTTTACTACAACCAGGTTCACCTCATGGGCGCCAAAAGCTGGGCCAGGCTCACGCCGGCGCAGCAAACCATCGTGCGCGAAGAAAGCAAGGCGGCAGGCGACGGCGCGCGCAAGGCCATCATTGCCGAAGAGGACGAGCTGATCGCCAAAATGGCCGCTGCCGGGGTGAAGGTCACACGCCCCGACCCCCAGCCGTTCCGCGCCATGATGGAGCCCGCCCACCAAAAGATCAAACTCCTTGCCGGCGAAGAGAACGCACGCAAGTTCCTGAACATGGTCGCGGATGAACGCCGGCCATGA
- a CDS encoding sensor histidine kinase has product MNPLQNRRILLIDDMPSLHEDFRKILAPKPVARELDSFEAALFGQAEAPACDGYELDSAYQGRDGVARAEVALQAGRPYAMAFVDMRMPPGWDGVETIERLWRIDPQVQVVICTAYSDHAWEDVLARLDVQDRLLILKKPFDMIEVSQLARTLTAKWTLARQATLQMKTLEEAVQNLKASEVALRQSNTELEAFSYSVSHDLRTPLSIMNAFSNLLARELGGHASKKVLHYLSRIQASAVVGGQLIEDLLSLAQVSRAKLCMEPVDLSDLSRQLMGEYRSQAPQRQALIAVQDGLQAHCDKRLLRIALQRLLGNAWKFTSLRPHAEIAVGRLDDTDGEAVFFVRDNGSGFDMAYASKLFTTFQRIHAVHEFPGTGVGLVTASRIIGRHGGRVWADSRPGEGATFYFTIPLAPRQSPLRESRIGSPDHRNPP; this is encoded by the coding sequence ATGAACCCGTTGCAGAACCGGCGTATTTTGCTGATCGACGACATGCCCTCGCTCCACGAGGACTTCCGCAAGATCCTTGCGCCCAAGCCGGTCGCGCGCGAGCTTGACAGCTTCGAGGCGGCGCTGTTCGGCCAGGCCGAGGCGCCTGCGTGCGACGGCTACGAGCTGGACTCGGCCTACCAGGGGCGCGACGGCGTGGCCCGGGCCGAGGTGGCCCTCCAGGCCGGCCGGCCCTACGCCATGGCCTTCGTGGACATGCGCATGCCCCCGGGCTGGGACGGCGTGGAGACCATCGAGCGGCTCTGGCGCATCGACCCGCAGGTGCAGGTGGTGATCTGCACGGCCTACTCCGACCACGCCTGGGAGGACGTTCTGGCGCGCCTGGACGTGCAGGACCGGCTGCTGATCCTGAAAAAGCCGTTCGACATGATCGAAGTCAGCCAGCTGGCCAGGACGCTGACGGCCAAGTGGACGCTGGCGCGGCAGGCCACCTTGCAAATGAAAACCCTGGAGGAGGCGGTGCAGAACCTCAAGGCGAGCGAAGTGGCCCTGCGCCAATCCAACACGGAACTCGAAGCCTTCTCATACTCCGTCTCGCATGATCTGCGCACGCCGCTGAGCATCATGAACGCATTCAGCAATCTGCTGGCCAGGGAACTGGGCGGCCATGCCAGCAAGAAGGTGCTGCATTACCTGTCGAGAATTCAGGCCAGTGCCGTGGTGGGCGGGCAACTGATCGAAGACCTGCTGTCCCTGGCACAGGTATCGCGTGCAAAATTGTGCATGGAGCCGGTCGATCTGAGCGACCTCTCGCGCCAGCTCATGGGCGAATACCGCAGCCAGGCTCCGCAGCGCCAGGCGCTTATCGCGGTTCAGGATGGCTTGCAGGCCCACTGCGACAAGCGCTTGCTCCGGATCGCCCTGCAGCGCCTGCTGGGCAACGCATGGAAATTCACCTCCCTGCGGCCCCATGCCGAGATCGCGGTCGGCAGGCTGGACGACACGGACGGCGAAGCGGTGTTTTTCGTGCGGGACAACGGCAGCGGCTTCGACATGGCTTACGCCAGCAAGCTTTTTACGACCTTTCAGCGGATCCATGCGGTCCATGAGTTTCCCGGAACCGGGGTAGGCCTGGTGACCGCGAGCCGGATCATCGGCCGGCACGGTGGCCGGGTCTGGGCCGATTCCAGACCGGGCGAAGGCGCCACGTTTTACTTCACGATACCGCTGGCCCCCCGGCAAAGCCCGCTTCGGGAAAGCCGGATCGGCTCACCAGACCACAGGAACCCACCATGA